A window from Roseburia sp. 499 encodes these proteins:
- the infC gene encoding translation initiation factor IF-3, giving the protein MINEQIRDKEVRLIGENGDQLGIMSAREALKLAQEADLDLVKIAPTAKPPVCKIIDYGKYKYELVRKEKEAKKKQKTVEVKEIRLSPNIETNDLNTKINATRKFIAKGNKVKITLRFRGREMAHMQSSKHILDEFAETLSDVAVVEKAPKLEGRSISLVLAEKK; this is encoded by the coding sequence ATGATTAATGAACAAATCAGAGATAAGGAAGTTCGTTTGATTGGCGAAAACGGAGATCAGCTGGGTATTATGTCTGCAAGAGAGGCATTGAAGCTTGCACAGGAAGCAGATCTTGATTTAGTAAAAATCGCCCCAACCGCAAAGCCACCGGTATGTAAGATTATCGATTACGGCAAATACAAATACGAGCTTGTCAGAAAAGAAAAAGAAGCCAAGAAAAAGCAGAAAACTGTTGAGGTAAAGGAAATCCGTTTATCACCAAACATTGAGACAAATGATTTGAATACAAAAATTAATGCAACAAGAAAGTTTATTGCCAAGGGCAATAAAGTAAAAATCACCTTGCGTTTCCGCGGAAGAGAAATGGCTCATATGCAGAGTAGTAAACATATTCTGGATGAGTTCGCAGAGACATTATCAGATGTTGCAGTAGTGGAAAAGGCACCTAAATTAGAAGGCCGCAGTATCAGTTTGGTGCTGGCGGAAAAGAAATAA
- a CDS encoding Cof-type HAD-IIB family hydrolase: MKSKILFSDVDDTLVNKDKTISEVNRKAITKMLEQGHYFVAVTGKPIVVGRRVIRDLGLTMPGCYMVAFNGAVVYDCAADRVLAERTLSLDIVREILEEADLEGVHVQTYQKNHILTREHDEELDFYLDQAKMEYKLVPDIFSCLEKEPNKVIAISIDGQKPLVELKKNLLEKHPNLEKRCNCFFSKDEYLEFCPKDVNKGIGVKYLSEFLNIPFEDTVAVGDGRNDLSMIKTAKIGAAVQNAISDLKKEADYVTVEDHEHGAVAEVIERFILS, encoded by the coding sequence ATGAAAAGTAAAATTTTATTTTCTGATGTGGATGACACGTTAGTAAACAAGGATAAGACCATTTCGGAGGTAAACCGAAAGGCAATTACAAAAATGCTGGAGCAGGGGCATTATTTTGTTGCAGTAACAGGAAAACCAATCGTAGTTGGGAGACGTGTAATAAGGGATTTAGGATTGACCATGCCGGGATGTTATATGGTAGCGTTTAATGGTGCGGTGGTATATGATTGTGCGGCAGACAGAGTTCTGGCGGAACGTACACTTTCTTTGGATATTGTAAGAGAGATATTGGAGGAAGCAGATTTGGAAGGGGTTCATGTACAGACCTATCAGAAAAATCATATACTGACCAGAGAGCATGATGAGGAACTTGATTTTTACTTAGATCAGGCAAAAATGGAATACAAGTTGGTGCCGGATATTTTCAGTTGTTTGGAAAAAGAGCCAAACAAGGTAATCGCAATTAGTATTGATGGACAGAAACCATTGGTGGAACTCAAAAAAAACTTATTGGAGAAACATCCTAATCTCGAGAAGCGTTGTAATTGCTTTTTCTCTAAGGATGAATATTTGGAATTTTGTCCAAAAGATGTTAATAAAGGAATCGGTGTGAAATATCTTTCAGAGTTTTTGAATATTCCATTTGAGGACACGGTTGCAGTTGGTGATGGAAGAAACGATCTTTCCATGATTAAGACAGCAAAGATTGGAGCAGCAGTGCAAAATGCGATTTCGGATTTAAAAAAAGAAGCAGATTATGTAACAGTGGAAGACCATGAACACGGAGCTGTGGCAGAGGTAATTGAACGATTTATATTGTCATAG
- the rpmI gene encoding 50S ribosomal protein L35: MPKIKTSRAAAKRFKVTGTGKLKRNKAYKRHILTKKSTKTKRNLRKAAMTDATNVKNMKKILPYL, from the coding sequence ATGCCAAAAATCAAAACAAGTAGAGCAGCAGCAAAGCGTTTTAAAGTGACAGGTACAGGAAAGTTAAAGAGAAATAAAGCTTATAAGAGACATATCTTAACAAAGAAATCTACAAAGACAAAGAGAAATTTAAGAAAAGCAGCAATGACAGATGCAACTAACGTTAAGAATATGAAGAAGATTTTACCAT
- a CDS encoding PHP domain-containing protein yields MIDLHTHSTESDGTLTPQELMHLAADTSLSAIALTDHDTIGGLAKAKPIAENLGIELIPGIELSTDYNGTEVHMLGFYIDDTNPAFLAKLQEFIQSRDIRNEKMAFLLQKEGFDITLEALYKEYPESVITRAHFARYLVEHGFVKDRDTVFRKYLGDNCRCYVPREKISPFEAIDLIRLGGGLSFFAHPVLCHMNHDRLRFFVKSLKESGLTGMEAIYSMNTPGDERNMKKLAAEFDLLISGGSDFHGENKPYLHLGTGKGNLKIPDNILDAIKAKRVSH; encoded by the coding sequence ATGATTGACTTACATACCCACTCTACCGAATCTGATGGAACACTTACTCCCCAAGAGCTAATGCACCTTGCTGCAGATACCAGTCTTTCTGCTATCGCTCTGACCGACCACGATACAATAGGAGGTCTGGCAAAAGCAAAACCCATTGCTGAAAATCTTGGAATTGAACTGATACCGGGAATTGAACTTTCTACAGATTATAATGGTACAGAAGTACATATGTTAGGGTTCTATATTGATGATACGAATCCAGCTTTTCTTGCAAAGTTGCAGGAATTCATCCAAAGCCGCGACATTCGTAATGAAAAAATGGCCTTTTTACTTCAGAAAGAAGGATTTGATATTACATTAGAAGCTCTCTATAAAGAATATCCGGAAAGTGTTATTACCCGTGCTCACTTCGCCCGCTATTTGGTTGAGCATGGATTTGTCAAAGACCGAGATACCGTTTTCCGAAAATATCTTGGTGACAACTGCCGTTGCTATGTTCCAAGAGAAAAAATCTCTCCTTTTGAAGCCATTGACCTTATTCGCCTTGGCGGCGGACTTTCTTTTTTTGCTCACCCGGTACTCTGTCATATGAACCATGACAGACTTCGTTTTTTTGTAAAATCTTTAAAAGAATCCGGTCTCACTGGAATGGAAGCTATTTATTCTATGAATACTCCGGGGGATGAACGTAATATGAAAAAGCTTGCTGCTGAATTTGACCTCTTAATCAGCGGCGGTTCGGACTTTCATGGTGAAAACAAACCTTATCTTCATCTTGGAACGGGAAAAGGAAACCTAAAAATTCCAGACAATATATTAGATGCCATTAAAGCCAAAAGAGTATCGCACTAA